Sequence from the Candidatus Binatia bacterium genome:
CCCAGGGGGTAGCGGGGCTTTGCTCGATCCGGATCGGCGGGCGTCGGTGCTATCTGAGCGAGGCGCAAATGGCGGAGTTGAAGGCGGTGGCGATCAAAGGCCCCGATCCCGAGACGGACAAAGTTGTCCGCTGGCGCTGCGTCGATTTGCGTGACGAGGTGGCCCGCCGGTTCACGGTCACGGTCACCGAACGGACGATCGGCAAATGGCTGCGCAAGCTTGGCCTGACGCGGTTGCAGCCACGTCCCTTCCATCCGAAAAAGGATGCGGCGGCACAGGAGGCTTTTAAAAAAACTTATGTGGACGGCCCGAGGAGAGCAATGTTTTTCGGTCGGTCGATCGACCAAGGTGCCCAATGTTTGTTTCGGCTGATGTCGGTAATTCCTGGTTGGGAGATAATCAGTCGCGGCCGAACCCTCGTGGTGGTTCGATTGCCTGGAGTTCGGTGAGGTCGAGATCGCAGATCAGTTGCAAAGTGTCGGCCAGCAAACTGTCTTGCAGGTTGGACGGGAGCGCCTCGAGCCAGGCGGTATACTGCGCCTGCAACTCCGTCAGTTCGGTGACGGCGTCGTGCCAACGACGGGCACGGCTGCGACGGTCGGCTGGACGCCGCGTGCGGATCACCGGCGCATCAGCTGCGCGCGCGGCACGGTAACGGGCTTGGCGTTCGGCGTCGGTCATAGCTGTCTCACCGATCGGCTTACGCGGCATGGTTCCTCTCCCAATCGTTACGTCACGAAACGTTGCTGGCACGAGGTGCTTCGAACACGGTTCTGAAAGTCCAAGCGCCGGCTGTCGCCGCTGGTCACGGCGATGTCGCAATGATGCGTCGGTCAGTCGAGCAAGGCCGTCGCCATTTGCGGATCGGCAATCGCCGGTCGGCGTGAGGAAAAGATCCGGT
This genomic interval carries:
- a CDS encoding winged helix-turn-helix domain-containing protein: MAAKSNDGGQVRRLLALALILEGHSREVAAELAGMERQTLPDWVHRYNAQGVAGLCSIRIGGRRCYLSEAQMAELKAVAIKGPDPETDKVVRWRCVDLRDEVARRFTVTVTERTIGKWLRKLGLTRLQPRPFHPKKDAAAQEAFKKTYVDGPRRAMFFGRSIDQGAQCLFRLMSVIPGWEIISRGRTLVVVRLPGVR